A stretch of Saccharothrix texasensis DNA encodes these proteins:
- a CDS encoding SDR family NAD(P)-dependent oxidoreductase: MHLDLSGKTALVTGSTQGIGEAIAVALARAGARTAVNGRRADVVDEAVARLREVAPGADVVGVPADVSTAEGAASLVAALPEVDVLVNNVGVFGARPALEITDDEWRRYFEVNVLAAVRLTRAYLPGMRERGWGRVQYIASDSAVVIPAEMIHYGVSKTALLGVSRGFAKEAAGSGVTVNCVIAGPTHTGGVEDFVYQLVDRSLPWEEAQREFMRAHRPQSLLGRLIEPEEIGNLVVYLASPQASATTGAAVRVDGGYVDSILP, translated from the coding sequence ATGCACCTGGATCTGAGCGGGAAGACGGCGCTGGTCACCGGTTCCACGCAGGGCATCGGCGAGGCGATCGCGGTGGCGCTGGCGCGGGCCGGCGCCCGGACGGCGGTGAACGGGCGCCGCGCCGACGTGGTCGACGAGGCGGTGGCGCGCCTGCGGGAGGTGGCGCCGGGGGCGGACGTGGTCGGCGTGCCGGCGGACGTGTCGACGGCGGAGGGCGCGGCGTCGCTGGTGGCGGCGCTGCCCGAGGTGGACGTGCTGGTGAACAACGTCGGCGTCTTCGGCGCGCGTCCGGCGCTGGAGATCACCGACGACGAGTGGCGGCGGTACTTCGAGGTGAACGTGCTGGCGGCCGTCCGGCTGACGCGCGCCTACCTGCCGGGGATGCGGGAGCGCGGGTGGGGCCGGGTGCAGTACATCGCCAGCGACTCGGCCGTGGTCATCCCCGCCGAGATGATCCACTACGGCGTGTCGAAGACCGCGCTGCTGGGTGTGTCGCGCGGGTTCGCGAAGGAGGCGGCGGGCAGCGGTGTCACGGTGAACTGCGTGATCGCCGGGCCCACGCACACCGGCGGGGTGGAGGACTTCGTCTACCAGCTGGTGGACCGCTCGCTGCCGTGGGAGGAGGCGCAGCGCGAGTTCATGCGCGCGCACCGGCCGCAGTCCCTGCTCGGCCGGCTCATCGAGCCCGAGGAGATCGGCAACCTCGTGGTGTACCTGGCCTCGCCGCAGGCATCGGCGACGACCGGCGCCGCCGTGCGCGTGGACGGCGGCTACGTCGACTCGATCCTGCCGTGA
- a CDS encoding cellulose binding domain-containing protein: MSARMIAAIGAAAVSVAALVAAPMAMAADVVTAQYRTSASGATTDQVEPWLKLVNTGGTTVPLSELKVRYYFKSETPDVGYRFACSWAVRGCGNVTGTFGTLTGGPADRYLEVGFTAGAGSLAPGADSGDLQLRFYRSNWGPITQSDDYSFRAASTYSAWTRVTVHRGTTLLWGTSPGGTGPTTTTTSSTPPNPNGPALFDDFNYTGSGDSRISQRGWTVRSGGGGPGVPGAVWDPAMVTFPTVDGQKSMRLESSNNGSTARQTELFHQRKFFEGTYAARVKFSDAPVYGPDGDHVVQTFFTITPLNSNMDPNYGELDFEYLPNGGWGEPANILYETTWETYQNEPWVADNVHSEQRQSYAGWHDLVIQVAGGRVKYFVDGAQVADHGDKYYPETPMSINFNLWFISGGLAGAPGDRAYQQHVDYVYFAKDQVLSPAQVQAKVTGYRSSGVDHVDTVPAS; the protein is encoded by the coding sequence GTGTCCGCACGCATGATCGCCGCGATCGGAGCCGCCGCGGTGTCCGTCGCCGCGCTGGTGGCCGCACCGATGGCGATGGCCGCCGACGTGGTCACCGCCCAGTACCGGACCAGCGCGTCCGGTGCGACGACCGACCAGGTCGAACCGTGGTTGAAGCTGGTCAACACCGGCGGCACGACCGTGCCGCTGTCCGAGTTGAAGGTCCGCTACTACTTCAAGTCCGAGACGCCCGACGTCGGCTACCGCTTCGCCTGCTCGTGGGCGGTGCGCGGCTGCGGCAACGTCACCGGCACGTTCGGCACGCTGACCGGCGGTCCGGCCGACCGGTACCTGGAGGTCGGGTTCACCGCGGGCGCGGGCTCGCTCGCCCCCGGCGCCGACAGCGGCGACCTGCAACTGAGGTTCTACCGGTCGAACTGGGGGCCGATCACCCAGTCCGACGACTACTCGTTCCGCGCGGCGAGCACCTACTCGGCGTGGACGCGGGTGACCGTGCACCGGGGCACGACCCTGCTGTGGGGCACGTCGCCCGGCGGCACCGGTCCGACCACGACCACCACGTCCTCGACACCGCCGAACCCGAACGGCCCGGCGTTGTTCGACGACTTCAACTACACGGGCTCCGGCGACTCGCGGATCTCCCAGCGCGGCTGGACGGTCCGCTCGGGCGGCGGCGGTCCGGGCGTGCCGGGCGCGGTGTGGGACCCGGCGATGGTGACGTTCCCGACCGTGGACGGCCAGAAGTCGATGCGGCTGGAGTCGTCCAACAACGGGTCGACCGCGCGGCAGACCGAGCTGTTCCACCAGCGGAAGTTCTTCGAGGGCACGTACGCGGCGCGGGTGAAGTTCTCCGACGCGCCCGTCTACGGCCCCGACGGCGACCACGTGGTGCAGACGTTCTTCACGATCACGCCGCTCAACAGCAACATGGACCCGAACTACGGCGAGCTGGACTTCGAGTACCTGCCCAACGGCGGGTGGGGCGAGCCCGCCAACATCCTGTACGAGACGACCTGGGAGACCTACCAGAACGAGCCGTGGGTCGCGGACAACGTCCACAGCGAGCAGCGGCAGAGCTACGCCGGCTGGCACGACCTGGTGATCCAGGTGGCGGGCGGCCGGGTGAAGTACTTCGTGGACGGCGCGCAGGTGGCCGACCACGGCGACAAGTACTACCCCGAGACGCCGATGTCGATCAACTTCAACCTGTGGTTCATCTCGGGCGGCCTGGCGGGCGCGCCCGGTGACCGCGCCTACCAGCAGCACGTGGACTACGTGTACTTCGCCAAGGACCAGGTGCTGAGCCCGGCCCAGGTGCAGGCCAAGGTGACCGGCTACCGCTCGTCCGGCGTGGACCACGTCGACACGGTGCCCGCGAGCTAG
- a CDS encoding glycoside hydrolase family 43 protein, translating to MLQRRTLLAGGLASLALARTGIATAAPGDSAYVMGYFTESPNKVADRYALHLAVSADGLTWVPLNQGNPVATPTAGTGGLRDPFIMRKQDGGFVVLATDLTGTDFTRQNQYIHAWDSADLRSFTGYRRLKMHSMPTHTWAPEAFWDAARGQYGILYSANSGGRDAFYVNYTTDFVTVGAPQLFFDPGFNVLDATMHVGNGTNYLYYKSFADGRLYGARSSTLTPRSFDRGTYTSGVVSGGIEAPIVVKAHNRNEWWLWGDSYSPVNGELYAWRSGDVNANSWTPLTKAQYTQPLNAKHPTICGITATEHTNLIARWGAPSWNRIKSYNFPDHLIRHADNVARIDPYPFDPYQDSQWRLVPGLASSAGVSFRSVNHPDRYLRHVNYELTLAANDGSSTFAADATFQRVAGLADPAWTSFRSHNFPDRHLRHSGYVLRIDPVSTAADRADATFQVGH from the coding sequence ATGCTGCAACGACGCACACTGCTGGCCGGCGGTCTGGCCTCGCTCGCGCTGGCCCGGACCGGGATCGCCACCGCGGCGCCCGGTGACTCCGCCTACGTGATGGGCTACTTCACCGAGTCGCCGAACAAGGTCGCCGACCGGTACGCGCTGCACCTGGCGGTCAGCGCGGACGGGCTCACCTGGGTCCCGCTCAACCAGGGCAACCCCGTCGCCACCCCCACGGCCGGCACCGGCGGCCTGCGCGACCCGTTCATCATGCGTAAGCAGGACGGCGGGTTCGTGGTGCTGGCCACCGACCTGACCGGCACCGACTTCACCCGCCAGAACCAGTACATCCACGCCTGGGACTCGGCCGACCTGCGGTCGTTCACCGGCTACCGCAGGCTCAAGATGCACTCGATGCCGACCCACACCTGGGCGCCGGAGGCGTTCTGGGACGCCGCGCGCGGCCAGTACGGCATCCTCTACTCGGCCAACAGCGGCGGCCGTGACGCCTTCTACGTCAACTACACCACCGACTTCGTCACCGTCGGCGCGCCGCAGCTGTTCTTCGACCCCGGCTTCAACGTGCTGGACGCCACCATGCACGTCGGCAACGGCACGAACTACCTGTACTACAAGAGCTTCGCCGACGGACGCCTGTACGGCGCCCGCTCCAGCACGCTCACCCCGCGCAGCTTCGACCGCGGCACCTACACCAGCGGCGTCGTCAGCGGCGGCATCGAGGCGCCCATCGTGGTGAAGGCGCACAACCGCAACGAGTGGTGGTTGTGGGGCGACTCGTACTCCCCGGTCAACGGCGAGCTGTACGCGTGGCGCAGCGGCGACGTCAACGCCAACTCCTGGACCCCGCTGACCAAGGCCCAGTACACCCAGCCGCTCAACGCCAAGCACCCCACCATCTGCGGCATCACCGCCACCGAGCACACGAACCTGATCGCCCGCTGGGGCGCGCCGAGCTGGAACCGGATCAAGTCCTACAACTTCCCCGACCACCTGATCCGGCACGCCGACAACGTCGCCCGCATCGACCCGTACCCGTTCGACCCCTACCAGGACTCCCAATGGCGCCTGGTGCCCGGCCTCGCGTCGTCGGCCGGGGTGTCGTTCCGCTCGGTCAACCACCCGGACCGCTACCTGCGGCACGTGAACTACGAACTGACCCTGGCCGCGAACGACGGCAGCTCGACCTTCGCGGCCGACGCCACCTTCCAGCGGGTCGCGGGGCTGGCCGACCCGGCCTGGACCTCGTTCCGGTCGCACAACTTCCCCGACCGCCACCTGCGGCACTCCGGGTACGTCCTGCGCATCGACCCCGTCAGCACGGCGGCGGACCGCGCGGACGCCACGTTCCAGGTCGGTCACTGA
- a CDS encoding pyridoxal phosphate-dependent decarboxylase family protein, whose amino-acid sequence MTDDVLAELRALRAGDLPTHGGRTLAYVYDSALPGLDELAASAHALASSVNGLDPTAFPSLLRLENDVVGTAARLLGGGAATVGTVTSGGTESCLLAVVAARDSRPDVDRPSVVLPETAHAAFHKAAHYFGLRVVAVPVDPGTFRADPVAMAAAIDESTVLVVASAPSYAHGVVDPVPEIAAAALARGVRCHVDACIGGWVLPHAPDAPPFDFSVPGVTSISVDLHKYAYCPKGTSVLLHASADLRRAQYFASAAWPGYTMLNPTTQSTRSGGPLAAAWAVLRHIGDDGYRALARQALESTRVLREGVEKIDGLRVLGEPSSTLLAVTASRDDFDVFTVADEMKARNWYVQPQFAYRSSPANLHLTVTAANAGHESELLADLRASVEAATEAGPVRVAPEVVAFVGGLEPDSLTPEEFGGLLAAAGMGGGDRALPERMATVNTLLAAASPPLRERLLVEFLGALYS is encoded by the coding sequence GTGACCGACGACGTCCTGGCCGAACTGCGCGCGTTGCGCGCCGGCGACCTGCCCACCCACGGCGGCCGGACGCTGGCCTACGTGTACGACAGCGCGCTGCCGGGCCTGGACGAACTGGCCGCGTCCGCGCACGCGCTGGCGTCGTCGGTGAACGGGCTCGACCCCACCGCGTTCCCGAGCCTGCTGCGGCTGGAGAACGACGTGGTGGGCACGGCGGCACGGCTGCTGGGCGGCGGTGCCGCGACGGTCGGCACGGTCACGTCCGGCGGCACCGAGTCGTGCCTGCTCGCGGTCGTCGCGGCCCGGGACTCGCGGCCCGACGTCGACCGGCCGTCCGTGGTGCTGCCGGAGACCGCGCACGCGGCGTTCCACAAGGCCGCGCACTACTTCGGCCTGCGGGTGGTCGCGGTGCCGGTCGACCCGGGGACGTTCCGGGCCGACCCGGTCGCGATGGCGGCGGCGATCGACGAGTCCACCGTGCTGGTGGTGGCCAGTGCGCCGTCGTACGCGCACGGCGTGGTCGACCCGGTGCCCGAGATCGCGGCCGCCGCTCTCGCCCGCGGCGTGCGCTGCCACGTGGACGCGTGCATCGGCGGGTGGGTGCTGCCGCACGCGCCGGACGCGCCGCCGTTCGACTTCTCCGTGCCGGGCGTCACCAGCATCTCGGTCGACCTGCACAAGTACGCGTACTGCCCGAAGGGGACGTCCGTGCTGCTGCACGCGTCCGCCGACCTGCGCCGGGCGCAGTACTTCGCGTCGGCCGCGTGGCCCGGCTACACGATGCTCAACCCGACCACCCAGTCCACCCGGTCGGGTGGACCGCTGGCCGCCGCGTGGGCGGTGCTGCGGCACATCGGCGACGACGGGTACCGCGCGCTCGCCCGCCAGGCGCTGGAGAGCACGCGGGTGCTGCGCGAGGGCGTCGAGAAGATCGACGGCCTGCGCGTGCTGGGCGAGCCGTCGTCGACGTTGCTGGCGGTCACGGCCTCGCGGGACGACTTCGACGTGTTCACCGTGGCCGACGAGATGAAGGCGCGGAACTGGTACGTGCAGCCGCAGTTCGCCTACCGCTCCTCCCCCGCGAACCTGCACCTCACGGTCACGGCGGCGAACGCGGGGCACGAGTCGGAGCTGCTGGCCGACCTGCGGGCGTCGGTGGAGGCCGCGACCGAGGCCGGGCCGGTGCGGGTGGCGCCGGAGGTCGTCGCGTTCGTCGGCGGGCTGGAGCCCGATTCGCTCACGCCCGAGGAGTTCGGCGGGCTGCTCGCGGCGGCGGGCATGGGCGGTGGCGACCGCGCGCTGCCCGAGCGGATGGCGACGGTGAACACGCTGCTCGCGGCGGCGAGCCCGCCGCTGCGGGAACGGCTGCTGGTGGAGTTCCTGGGCGCGCTGTACTCGTGA
- a CDS encoding MFS transporter → MRQITRGTRAGYATGSFVTGAFGTVPGLLLLPYLTDGLAVPAAVAGLLVLVPKAWDVLFNPVAGRISDRAGVRRPFLLRGGLATAVLFALLFAGPFTGTGAVVYVALVFLACATAYAFFQVPYVAMAAEITEDYDERTRLMAWRMAFLALAILVSGAGAPAVRDAVGYPGMGVAVAALMVIGTLATVAGTRGAPASRRVSAAAGLGELVAAVRGSRPFRLLLAVFVVQAVGLGTMLAGVDYFARLVLGEQGLQTALFAGFVGPALLVMPLWQRVGRRHGKRVGLVAASVLFAVAVAGLTAARVLPVAAVLALMAVIGVGYAGMQVFPLAMLPDVITAEERRTGVTRAGLFSGVWTAGETLGLALGPGVYGLVLAFGGYVASTDGSAVQPSGAVTAALLGFTAIPAVLALAALPLLREETA, encoded by the coding sequence ATGCGGCAGATCACTCGTGGCACCCGTGCGGGCTATGCGACCGGGTCGTTCGTCACCGGCGCGTTCGGCACCGTGCCCGGTCTGCTGCTCCTGCCCTACCTGACCGACGGCCTGGCCGTGCCCGCGGCCGTCGCAGGCCTGCTGGTGCTCGTGCCGAAGGCGTGGGACGTGCTGTTCAACCCCGTGGCGGGCCGGATCAGCGACCGGGCCGGGGTGCGGCGGCCGTTCCTGCTGCGCGGCGGGCTGGCGACGGCGGTGTTGTTCGCGCTGCTGTTCGCCGGGCCGTTCACCGGGACGGGCGCGGTCGTGTACGTGGCGCTGGTGTTCCTGGCCTGCGCGACGGCGTACGCGTTCTTCCAGGTGCCGTACGTGGCGATGGCCGCGGAGATCACCGAGGACTACGACGAGCGCACCCGGCTGATGGCCTGGCGGATGGCGTTCCTGGCGTTGGCGATCCTGGTCAGCGGCGCGGGCGCGCCGGCGGTGCGGGACGCGGTCGGCTACCCGGGCATGGGCGTGGCCGTCGCGGCGCTGATGGTGATCGGCACGCTGGCCACGGTCGCGGGCACGCGCGGCGCCCCGGCGTCGCGGCGGGTGTCCGCGGCGGCCGGCCTGGGCGAGTTGGTGGCGGCGGTGCGCGGCTCCCGACCGTTCCGGCTGCTGCTGGCCGTCTTCGTGGTGCAGGCCGTCGGCCTGGGCACGATGCTCGCCGGTGTCGACTACTTCGCCCGGCTGGTGCTGGGCGAACAGGGGTTGCAGACCGCGCTGTTCGCCGGTTTCGTCGGGCCGGCGCTGCTGGTGATGCCGCTGTGGCAGCGCGTCGGACGCCGCCACGGCAAGCGGGTCGGGCTGGTCGCCGCGTCGGTGCTGTTCGCGGTCGCGGTGGCCGGGCTGACCGCGGCACGGGTGCTGCCGGTTGCGGCGGTGCTGGCGCTGATGGCCGTGATCGGCGTGGGATACGCGGGCATGCAGGTGTTCCCGCTGGCCATGCTGCCGGACGTGATCACCGCCGAGGAACGGCGGACCGGCGTGACCCGCGCGGGCCTGTTCTCCGGGGTGTGGACGGCCGGCGAGACGCTCGGCCTGGCGCTCGGCCCCGGCGTGTACGGGCTGGTCCTGGCGTTCGGCGGGTACGTCGCGAGCACCGACGGCTCAGCCGTGCAACCCTCCGGCGCGGTGACGGCCGCGCTGCTCGGTTTCACCGCCATCCCGGCCGTGCTGGCGCTGGCGGCCCTGCCCCTGCTTCGTGAGGAGACCGCGTGA
- a CDS encoding DUF4082 domain-containing protein, which translates to MSSPGTDHQPARPGARLLALVAAAVVPLLLVIPAQAQDVAAQATLVGTSPLSGAGSVGLTPAVSATFDGTVTEPSLRFTVTGPAGAVPGQVSLADAGRTARFVPAAPLDPGAAYTASVQADEAPATHTWTFTTGSPRPAACPCTIWDDFTTPDTAATTDAAAVELGMKVYFTSRGEVLGVRFHKGPGNTGTHTGSFWTAAGQLLATGTFTGETATGWQTLLFDAPVVVEPGPTYVVSYFAPGGRYSMNQDHFGTYGRVIGYNHIEGVVNSQTNQNGVFRYGGGMPTTGYRASNYWVDVVYRHGTNGDHTRPALGARSPAADETGVAVAGALTLEFDEAIDLAATQVRLVDDGQGTLYGTSTLSADGRTVTWTPNGPLAPGTRYTARVLATDVNGNAMASPATWAFTTGAATSCPCSLFSEATSPGTTAFGQGIPVELGVRFGSSTPGAVTGVKFYKAAGNTGAHTGSLWTDQGVLLATGTFTDETDTGWQTLTFATPVAIEADQVYVASYYSPTGRHSATNHYFGTRPRVVSAPLWTAPGAYANGRYRTGTGFPDQHYIGNNYWVDVVVTTG; encoded by the coding sequence ATGTCTTCGCCAGGAACGGACCACCAGCCGGCCAGACCGGGGGCACGGCTGCTCGCGCTGGTCGCCGCCGCGGTCGTGCCCCTGCTGCTCGTCATCCCCGCCCAGGCCCAGGACGTCGCCGCCCAGGCGACCCTGGTGGGCACCTCGCCGCTCTCCGGCGCGGGCAGCGTGGGGCTCACCCCGGCGGTCAGCGCCACCTTCGACGGGACGGTCACCGAACCGTCCCTCCGGTTCACCGTCACCGGACCCGCCGGCGCGGTGCCGGGACAGGTGTCCCTCGCCGACGCCGGCCGGACCGCGCGGTTCGTCCCGGCCGCGCCGCTGGACCCCGGCGCCGCCTACACCGCCTCCGTCCAGGCCGACGAGGCGCCGGCGACGCACACCTGGACGTTCACCACGGGCTCGCCGAGGCCGGCCGCGTGCCCGTGCACGATCTGGGACGACTTCACCACGCCCGACACGGCCGCCACCACCGACGCCGCCGCGGTGGAACTGGGGATGAAGGTCTACTTCACCAGCCGGGGCGAGGTGCTGGGCGTCCGCTTCCACAAGGGGCCGGGCAACACCGGCACGCACACCGGCTCGTTCTGGACCGCCGCCGGGCAGCTGCTGGCGACCGGCACGTTCACCGGTGAGACCGCCACCGGCTGGCAGACCCTGCTGTTCGACGCGCCGGTGGTGGTGGAGCCGGGCCCGACCTACGTCGTGTCGTACTTCGCGCCCGGCGGTCGCTACTCGATGAACCAGGACCACTTCGGCACCTACGGCAGGGTGATCGGCTACAACCACATCGAGGGCGTGGTCAACAGCCAGACGAACCAGAACGGGGTGTTCCGCTACGGCGGCGGCATGCCCACCACCGGGTACCGCGCGTCGAACTACTGGGTGGACGTGGTCTACCGCCACGGCACCAACGGCGACCACACCCGGCCGGCGCTCGGGGCGCGCAGCCCCGCCGCGGACGAGACCGGCGTCGCGGTGGCGGGCGCGCTCACCCTGGAGTTCGACGAGGCGATCGACCTGGCCGCGACCCAGGTCCGGCTCGTCGACGACGGCCAGGGCACCCTGTACGGCACCTCCACCCTGTCCGCCGACGGTCGCACGGTGACGTGGACGCCGAACGGCCCGCTCGCCCCCGGCACCCGCTACACCGCCCGGGTGCTGGCCACCGACGTCAACGGCAACGCCATGGCGTCCCCCGCGACGTGGGCGTTCACCACCGGCGCCGCGACGTCCTGCCCGTGCTCGTTGTTCAGCGAAGCGACCTCGCCCGGCACGACGGCGTTCGGCCAGGGCATCCCGGTCGAGCTGGGCGTGCGGTTCGGCTCCTCGACCCCGGGCGCCGTCACCGGCGTCAAGTTCTACAAGGCCGCGGGCAACACCGGCGCCCACACCGGTTCGCTGTGGACCGACCAGGGCGTCCTGCTGGCCACCGGCACGTTCACCGACGAGACCGACACCGGCTGGCAGACCCTGACCTTCGCCACCCCGGTCGCCATCGAGGCGGACCAGGTCTACGTGGCCTCCTACTACTCGCCCACCGGGCGGCACTCCGCCACCAACCACTACTTCGGCACCCGGCCCCGGGTCGTGTCGGCCCCGCTGTGGACCGCGCCGGGCGCCTACGCGAACGGCAGGTACCGGACCGGGACCGGGTTCCCGGACCAGCACTACATCGGCAACAACTACTGGGTGGACGTCGTCGTCACGACCGGTTGA
- a CDS encoding EF-hand domain-containing protein, whose product MADRVLLDNIDRVFAILDVDGDGEVGKGDFTSMGAGVAREFGFDEDAPQARSLIAKYEGIWDCVSGADLDVDGVVGAAEFREAHTSGRVDTEVVVERWLTATHGNFEVADQDGDGYIDLDAFAAIYRGAGIPDRKVAETAFGAMDVDDDGRLDWNELSAHARGLFTATDESAKGVRMVSGH is encoded by the coding sequence ATGGCGGATCGGGTTCTGCTCGACAACATCGACCGGGTTTTCGCGATCCTCGACGTGGACGGTGACGGCGAGGTCGGCAAGGGCGATTTCACCTCCATGGGCGCCGGGGTGGCGAGGGAGTTCGGGTTCGACGAGGACGCACCGCAGGCCCGGAGCCTGATCGCGAAGTACGAGGGGATCTGGGACTGCGTCTCCGGCGCGGACCTCGACGTCGACGGCGTGGTGGGCGCGGCGGAATTCCGCGAGGCCCACACGTCCGGGAGGGTGGACACCGAGGTGGTGGTCGAGAGGTGGCTGACCGCGACGCACGGGAATTTCGAGGTGGCCGACCAGGACGGTGACGGTTACATCGACCTGGACGCCTTCGCCGCCATCTACCGGGGAGCGGGAATCCCGGACCGGAAGGTCGCGGAGACGGCGTTCGGGGCGATGGACGTCGACGACGACGGCCGCCTCGACTGGAATGAACTGTCCGCGCACGCGCGAGGTCTGTTCACGGCGACCGACGAGTCCGCGAAGGGCGTCCGAATGGTTAGCGGCCACTGA
- a CDS encoding beta-N-acetylhexosaminidase, giving the protein MPRPTRLIRRHGRFALDRDTAIRATPGAQGAARLLRALLRPATGLPLPLHEDGRVVLALDDRLVGLGDEGYALTVNEHAVVLRAATRHGLAHGVQTIRQLVSPTAMGSRPVSGVDWGLPGVDVRDAPRLPWRGVLLDVARHFQPVAVLRRFVDLMAVHKLNVLHLHLTDDQGWRMPVPRHPRLTSVGGWRAESMGDGVPHGGSYTRAELAALVSYADERGVRIVPEIEMPGHARAALAAYPHLGNFPRRRLPVWTRWGVSDEVFGVDDAVLEFCRDVLDEVIDVFPGRHVHLGGDECPTSEWESSPGAFRRVREEGLAGPRELHGWFLRAMADHVAGRGRVPVSWEPIGDPRVVVMPWRDAADARTALDLGHDVVMAPHRSTYLDYPQSADPDEPAGQPGLVVTARDVYHLPLPEGVLGAQCALWTEYVPTAHHLERLAYPRLAALADALWAQRPSWTDFTERMRAHTGRLSALSVPLSRKEDDARSPVPPC; this is encoded by the coding sequence GTGCCAAGACCGACGCGGCTGATCCGGCGGCACGGGCGGTTCGCGCTCGACCGCGACACGGCGATCCGGGCCACGCCCGGCGCGCAGGGCGCGGCCCGGCTGCTGCGCGCGCTGCTGCGCCCGGCGACCGGCCTGCCGCTGCCGCTGCACGAAGACGGGCGCGTGGTGCTCGCGCTGGACGACCGGCTCGTCGGCCTCGGCGACGAGGGCTACGCGCTGACCGTGAACGAGCACGCGGTGGTGTTGCGCGCGGCCACGCGCCACGGGCTCGCCCACGGCGTGCAGACGATCCGGCAACTGGTGTCGCCGACGGCGATGGGTTCGAGACCCGTGTCCGGCGTGGACTGGGGGTTGCCCGGGGTGGACGTCCGGGACGCGCCGCGGCTGCCCTGGCGAGGCGTGCTGCTGGACGTGGCGCGGCACTTCCAGCCGGTCGCGGTGCTGCGCCGGTTCGTCGACCTGATGGCGGTGCACAAGCTGAACGTGCTGCACCTGCACCTCACCGACGACCAGGGCTGGCGGATGCCCGTGCCGCGCCACCCGCGGTTGACCTCGGTCGGCGGGTGGCGCGCGGAGAGCATGGGCGACGGCGTGCCGCACGGGGGCTCGTACACCCGCGCGGAACTGGCCGCCCTGGTGTCCTACGCCGACGAACGCGGTGTGCGGATCGTGCCCGAGATCGAGATGCCCGGCCACGCCCGCGCCGCGCTGGCCGCCTACCCCCACCTCGGCAACTTCCCGCGCCGCCGGCTGCCGGTGTGGACGCGGTGGGGCGTGAGCGACGAGGTGTTCGGCGTGGACGACGCGGTGCTCGAGTTCTGCCGCGACGTCCTGGACGAGGTGATCGACGTCTTCCCCGGCCGGCACGTGCACCTGGGCGGCGACGAGTGCCCGACCTCGGAGTGGGAGTCCAGTCCGGGCGCCTTCCGGCGGGTCCGCGAGGAAGGGCTGGCCGGACCTCGGGAGCTGCACGGCTGGTTCCTGCGCGCGATGGCCGACCACGTGGCGGGCCGCGGGCGCGTGCCGGTGTCGTGGGAGCCGATCGGCGACCCGCGCGTGGTGGTGATGCCGTGGCGCGACGCGGCGGACGCGCGCACCGCGTTGGACCTCGGCCACGACGTCGTCATGGCCCCGCACCGGTCGACCTACCTGGACTACCCGCAGTCCGCCGACCCCGACGAGCCCGCCGGGCAGCCCGGCCTGGTGGTGACCGCGCGGGACGTCTACCACCTGCCGCTGCCCGAGGGGGTGCTCGGCGCCCAGTGCGCGCTCTGGACGGAGTACGTGCCGACCGCGCACCACCTGGAACGGCTGGCGTACCCCCGGCTCGCGGCGCTGGCCGACGCGCTCTGGGCGCAACGCCCGTCCTGGACCGACTTCACCGAACGGATGCGCGCGCACACCGGCCGCCTGAGCGCGCTGTCCGTGCCCCTGTCGAGGAAGGAGGACGACGCCCGCTCCCCTGTCCCACCCTGCTGA